The Flavobacterium jumunjinense genome includes a region encoding these proteins:
- a CDS encoding cation:proton antiporter domain-containing protein: protein MLFSFIASTAVHLPVLINDLGLILVTAAISVLIFRKLKQPLVLGYLVAGFLASTNFNFFPTVKDTNSIEVWAEIGIIFLLFSLGLEFSFKKLLKVGGTASITALTQIIVMIVLGYYAGRFMGWDNMNCIFLGVILSISSTTIILKAFDELGVKSQKFAGNVIGALIVQDIVAILMMVLLSTIAVSQQFSGSELIQSLLKLFFFLSIWFISGIFFIPTLLKKLKHLLSDEMLLIISLALCLLMVIFASEVGFSPALGAFIMGSIIAETNEAEHIEHLVKPVKDLFGAIFFVSVGMLINPDTLVEYAFPVMILTVITVFGQSISSTIGTLISGQSLKESIQTGMSLSQIGEFSFIIATLGTTLKVTSDFLYPIVVAVSAVTAFTTPFMIKYASPTANFIEKKLPKKWVKKIELYSANSQAIKTVSTWKTVIKEYLVQVILYSVILFAIILMSKNFLLPLLEDVLYGNIIAALITLLVLAPFLWALSLKRVAKAEVQELLKNKKYYGPVIVLIFIRIVIAVFFVGLMLNNFFSPEIALLAFAFSIVFMMIFPKNINRLYHKIEKRFIINFNQRETTTKNINRNNLSPWDGHMANFTICAESDLAGKTLEEVKIRETIGVNIAFIKRGGLHIYVPSKEEKLYPNDEISIIGTDEQVKQFAEYLEFHKFNTESLIESEIVLQQYELNDQWFIGKTIRESNLREKTNGMIVGVEHNGRRILNPESNLLFSKNDIVWVVGDKKKIKAFFN, encoded by the coding sequence ATGTTATTTTCATTTATTGCAAGCACAGCTGTTCATTTACCTGTTCTAATAAACGATTTAGGCTTAATTCTTGTTACAGCAGCAATTTCTGTATTAATCTTCCGTAAACTTAAGCAACCATTGGTTTTAGGTTACTTAGTTGCTGGTTTTCTAGCAAGTACAAATTTTAATTTTTTCCCAACTGTAAAAGATACAAATAGCATTGAAGTTTGGGCAGAAATAGGAATTATTTTTTTATTATTTAGCCTAGGATTAGAATTTAGCTTTAAAAAACTACTAAAAGTAGGAGGAACAGCTTCAATTACTGCATTAACTCAAATTATTGTTATGATAGTTTTAGGTTATTATGCAGGACGATTTATGGGTTGGGACAATATGAATTGTATCTTTTTAGGTGTAATACTTTCAATTTCATCCACAACAATAATTCTAAAAGCATTTGATGAATTGGGCGTGAAATCACAAAAGTTTGCTGGAAATGTTATTGGAGCATTAATAGTACAAGATATTGTTGCCATTTTAATGATGGTTTTACTTTCCACAATTGCAGTAAGTCAACAATTTTCAGGAAGCGAACTGATTCAATCCTTATTAAAACTATTCTTCTTTTTATCTATTTGGTTCATCTCTGGAATCTTCTTTATTCCAACATTACTAAAAAAATTAAAACATTTACTTTCAGACGAAATGCTATTAATTATATCATTAGCGCTTTGTTTACTAATGGTAATTTTCGCCTCTGAGGTTGGTTTTTCTCCTGCATTAGGTGCATTCATTATGGGGTCTATTATTGCAGAAACTAATGAAGCCGAACACATTGAACATTTAGTAAAACCTGTAAAAGATCTATTTGGCGCTATTTTCTTTGTATCTGTTGGAATGTTGATCAATCCTGATACTTTAGTTGAATATGCCTTTCCTGTAATGATATTAACTGTTATTACCGTTTTCGGACAATCAATAAGCTCCACAATTGGAACTCTTATTTCTGGACAGTCCCTAAAAGAATCTATACAAACCGGAATGAGTTTGTCTCAAATTGGTGAATTCTCATTCATTATAGCAACACTTGGAACTACCTTAAAAGTGACAAGTGATTTCTTATACCCTATTGTTGTTGCTGTTTCTGCTGTAACTGCTTTCACAACTCCTTTCATGATTAAATATGCTTCTCCAACGGCTAATTTTATTGAAAAAAAGCTACCTAAAAAATGGGTTAAAAAAATCGAATTATACAGTGCTAATTCACAAGCCATAAAAACTGTAAGCACATGGAAAACAGTTATAAAAGAATATTTAGTACAAGTAATACTATATTCTGTTATACTTTTTGCTATTATTCTAATGTCGAAAAATTTTCTATTACCGCTATTAGAAGATGTGCTTTATGGAAATATAATCGCAGCATTAATAACACTATTGGTATTAGCTCCGTTTTTATGGGCGTTATCTTTAAAACGAGTTGCAAAAGCGGAAGTGCAAGAGTTATTAAAAAATAAAAAATATTATGGCCCTGTTATTGTTTTAATTTTTATTCGAATAGTAATTGCAGTATTCTTTGTCGGGTTAATGCTCAATAATTTCTTTTCACCAGAAATAGCATTATTAGCGTTTGCCTTTTCAATTGTATTTATGATGATTTTTCCAAAAAACATCAATCGGCTGTACCATAAGATTGAAAAACGCTTTATAATCAATTTTAATCAGAGAGAAACAACAACCAAAAATATAAATCGAAACAATTTATCACCTTGGGATGGACACATGGCAAATTTCACTATTTGTGCCGAATCTGACTTAGCGGGTAAAACACTAGAAGAAGTAAAAATTAGAGAAACCATTGGAGTAAATATAGCTTTTATAAAACGGGGTGGTTTACATATTTATGTTCCTTCAAAAGAAGAAAAATTATATCCAAATGATGAAATTAGTATCATTGGAACGGATGAACAAGTAAAACAATTTGCAGAATATTTAGAGTTTCATAAATTCAATACAGAGTCGCTTATTGAATCGGAAATTGTATTACAACAATATGAATTGAATGATCAATGGTTTATTGGAAAAACCATTCGTGAATCGAATTTACGTGAAAAAACAAACGGGATGATTGTAGGTGTTGAACATAATGGGCGACGAATATTAAACCCCGAATCGAATCTATTATTTAGCAAAAATGATATCGTTTGGGTTGTTGGAGATAAAAAGAAAATAAAAGCATTTTTTAATTAA
- the purB gene encoding adenylosuccinate lyase: protein MLQLTELNAISPIDGRYRNKTKNLAPYFSEEALIKYRVQVEVEYLIALCELPLPQLSGIEATKFPALREMYTNFSTEDALWIKETEKTTNHDVKAVEYFIKSKFDALGLEKYKEFIHFGLTSQDINNTAIPLSTKEAFENVYLPSLISVIQKLKDLSVEWKDIPLLARTHGQPASPTRLGKEILVFVERLEEQMRLLFNVPFAAKFGGATGNYNAHKVAYPNNDWKAFGSKFVEDILGLHHSFPTTQIEHYDHFAAFFDALKRINTILIDLDRDIWTYVSMEYFKQKIKAGEIGSSAMPHKVNPIDFENSEGNLGIANAIFEHLSAKLPISRLQRDLTDSTVLRNIGVPFGHTIIAFEATLKGLNKLLLNEDKFAEDLEKNWAVVAEAIQTILRREGYPNPYEALKELTRTNAAITKESIKAFIETLNVSDAIKTELKQITPSNYLGI from the coding sequence ATGTTACAATTGACAGAACTTAATGCTATTTCTCCTATTGATGGAAGATATAGAAACAAAACAAAAAATTTAGCTCCTTATTTTTCTGAAGAAGCATTAATAAAATATCGCGTACAGGTTGAAGTAGAGTATCTTATAGCGTTATGCGAATTACCGTTACCGCAACTTTCAGGAATTGAAGCAACTAAATTCCCTGCTTTAAGAGAAATGTACACTAATTTTTCTACTGAGGATGCATTATGGATAAAAGAAACTGAAAAGACTACTAATCATGATGTTAAAGCAGTTGAGTACTTTATTAAAAGTAAATTTGACGCTTTAGGTTTAGAAAAGTATAAAGAGTTTATTCATTTCGGATTAACTTCACAAGATATCAACAACACTGCAATTCCTCTTTCTACAAAGGAAGCTTTTGAAAATGTATATTTACCTTCATTAATATCTGTAATTCAAAAACTAAAAGACCTTAGTGTCGAATGGAAAGATATTCCATTATTAGCTAGAACTCATGGTCAACCAGCTTCACCTACTCGTTTAGGAAAAGAAATATTAGTCTTTGTAGAGCGTTTAGAAGAACAAATGCGTTTGTTATTCAATGTTCCTTTCGCAGCTAAATTTGGTGGTGCAACAGGAAACTACAATGCACATAAAGTAGCTTACCCTAATAATGACTGGAAAGCTTTTGGTTCTAAATTCGTAGAAGATATCTTAGGCTTACACCACTCCTTTCCTACTACTCAAATTGAACACTACGATCATTTTGCTGCATTTTTTGATGCCTTAAAAAGAATCAACACTATTTTAATTGACTTAGATAGAGATATATGGACGTATGTTTCTATGGAATATTTCAAACAAAAAATAAAAGCAGGTGAAATTGGATCTTCCGCAATGCCCCATAAAGTAAATCCAATTGATTTTGAAAACAGTGAAGGTAATTTAGGGATTGCTAATGCAATTTTCGAGCATCTTTCTGCAAAACTACCTATTTCTCGTTTACAACGTGACTTAACAGATAGTACAGTTCTTCGTAATATTGGTGTTCCATTCGGACATACTATTATTGCTTTTGAAGCGACATTAAAAGGGTTGAATAAATTATTATTGAACGAAGATAAATTTGCTGAAGATTTAGAGAAAAATTGGGCTGTTGTTGCTGAAGCCATTCAAACTATTTTAAGACGTGAAGGATATCCTAATCCTTATGAAGCGTTAAAAGAGTTAACACGTACTAACGCAGCTATCACTAAAGAGTCTATCAAAGCTTTCATTGAAACTTTAAATGTTTCTGATGCCATTAAAACTGAATTAAAACAAATTACTCCAAGCAATTATTTGGGGATATAA
- a CDS encoding anti-sigma factor, with protein sequence MSSREYIESGILELYVFGKLTEQENNEVLEMAKNHIEIQEEIKAIENAVINLSHSVAPHLSATNYEKIRKQLLDKNKVVQLQPRKNYAEYMGWVAAAVFVLGFGIQFYKLNQSNAVIKNLSVDKSEMQESIVTLELQKQNAEQILSIVRDNKNTQVALAGQEVAPNAFAKAYYNKETKEVYIDASGLPIPPEGKVYQVWGLKLDPLTPKSIGLLNNFTASNSKVFKVEKAEEAEAFGITLEPAGGSLSPTLEQLYTLGKV encoded by the coding sequence ATGAGTAGTAGAGAATACATCGAATCCGGAATTTTAGAATTATATGTTTTTGGTAAACTTACCGAACAAGAAAACAATGAAGTTCTAGAAATGGCTAAAAATCATATTGAAATTCAAGAAGAAATAAAAGCCATAGAAAATGCAGTTATTAACTTATCTCATAGTGTAGCTCCTCATCTTTCGGCAACTAATTATGAGAAAATTAGAAAACAGCTTTTAGATAAAAACAAAGTAGTACAACTACAACCAAGAAAAAATTATGCCGAATATATGGGCTGGGTTGCGGCAGCAGTATTTGTTTTAGGTTTTGGAATTCAATTCTACAAACTGAATCAGTCTAATGCAGTTATTAAAAACTTATCTGTAGACAAAAGCGAAATGCAAGAGTCTATCGTAACATTAGAACTTCAAAAACAAAATGCTGAACAAATTTTATCTATTGTTAGAGATAATAAGAACACACAAGTTGCTTTAGCGGGTCAAGAAGTAGCTCCAAATGCTTTTGCCAAAGCCTACTATAACAAAGAAACCAAAGAAGTATATATTGATGCTTCTGGTCTACCTATTCCTCCAGAAGGAAAAGTGTATCAAGTTTGGGGTTTAAAATTAGATCCATTAACACCAAAAAGTATTGGTTTATTAAATAATTTCACCGCTAGCAATTCTAAAGTCTTTAAAGTTGAAAAAGCAGAAGAAGCAGAAGCTTTTGGTATTACTTTAGAACCTGCTGGAGGTAGTCTTAGTCCTACTCTTGAGCAACTATATACTCTAGGAAAAGTTTAA
- a CDS encoding RNA polymerase sigma factor, with amino-acid sequence MEQELLVKELLKKDNQSFTLLYDNYSKSLYGVIYNLIKNKEEAEDVLQEVFVKIWNNIDSYNEKKGRLYTWMLNIARNTSIDKLRSKGYNNSQKNLSAENFVYILEDNSKALNRIDAIGIKEFIKKLKPKCIQIIELLFFQGYTQQEASDELEMPLGTVKTNNRNCMNELRTIINE; translated from the coding sequence ATGGAACAAGAACTATTAGTTAAAGAACTACTTAAAAAAGATAATCAGTCATTTACATTATTATATGACAATTATTCTAAGAGTTTATATGGAGTTATTTATAACCTTATAAAAAACAAAGAAGAGGCAGAAGATGTACTTCAGGAAGTATTTGTAAAAATCTGGAATAATATAGATTCTTATAACGAAAAAAAAGGTCGACTCTACACTTGGATGCTAAACATTGCTAGAAATACCAGCATTGATAAGTTGCGTTCTAAAGGCTATAACAATAGTCAAAAAAACCTTTCAGCAGAAAATTTCGTATATATTTTAGAAGACAATTCAAAAGCATTAAACAGAATCGATGCTATTGGAATAAAGGAATTCATAAAGAAGCTAAAACCTAAGTGTATACAAATCATCGAATTATTGTTTTTTCAAGGGTATACACAACAAGAAGCATCTGATGAACTTGAGATGCCTTTAGGTACTGTAAAAACAAATAATAGAAATTGTATGAATGAATTAAGAACGATTATCAATGAGTAG
- a CDS encoding TrmH family RNA methyltransferase: MKKDLELLEYLEGFISENRKQRFLDILENRTKHFTVAVEDVYQMHNTSAVMRSCEVFGIQELNVIEQKNSKTIDKQIALGAEKWVDINEYSNNKTCIDVLRKKGYQIIATTPHNESCFLHEYDITKPTALFFGTEKEGLSEDVMNNADGYLKIPMVGFTESLNISVSAAIIIQDLTNRLRNSNIDWKLTDDEIIEKRLDWTRKTIKNIDFVESRFNNEPK, encoded by the coding sequence ATGAAAAAAGATTTAGAATTATTAGAATATTTAGAAGGTTTTATTTCAGAAAATAGAAAACAACGTTTTTTAGATATTCTTGAAAATAGAACCAAGCATTTTACTGTTGCAGTAGAAGATGTGTATCAGATGCATAATACGAGTGCTGTAATGAGAAGTTGTGAAGTCTTTGGTATTCAGGAGTTAAATGTAATTGAACAAAAAAATAGCAAAACAATAGATAAACAAATTGCATTAGGTGCAGAAAAATGGGTGGATATAAATGAATACTCAAATAATAAGACATGTATTGATGTGTTGCGAAAAAAAGGTTATCAAATTATAGCAACAACACCACACAATGAATCTTGTTTTTTGCATGAATATGATATTACTAAGCCTACAGCTTTATTTTTTGGAACTGAAAAAGAAGGGTTGTCTGAGGATGTAATGAATAATGCAGATGGCTATTTAAAAATCCCTATGGTTGGTTTTACGGAGAGTTTAAATATTTCAGTTTCTGCAGCAATCATTATTCAAGATTTAACAAATAGACTTCGTAATTCGAATATAGATTGGAAACTTACTGATGATGAGATTATTGAAAAAAGATTGGACTGGACAAGAAAAACAATAAAGAATATTGATTTTGTTGAAAGCCGATTTAATAATGAACCGAAATAG
- a CDS encoding carboxypeptidase-like regulatory domain-containing protein produces MRYIFLSLFLILSNLIVGQNDTLTSILQGTVVHNETKLPISNVHVINTTKVRGTITDGNGFFEVNAKLNDTLLFSYLGFETIKVKITNDWVKNKTSKIVLTEKAYALEEVIISKYNLTGYMEVDTKLIHVEGDSYRYSISGLDAGYEAGEKTPGAVTKVLGAIFNPADFLYNAFGKRPRQMRKLKEMKKDDTVRNLLASKFDRETLAALLEIDKDDIPQILQNCNYSEYFIKSANDLQILEAISACYEEYKILKKNK; encoded by the coding sequence ATGAGATATATATTCCTTTCTTTATTTTTAATATTATCAAATTTGATTGTCGGTCAAAATGATACACTAACCTCTATTCTTCAAGGAACTGTCGTTCATAATGAGACCAAATTACCGATAAGCAATGTTCACGTAATAAACACTACTAAAGTTCGTGGTACAATTACTGATGGAAATGGTTTTTTTGAGGTAAACGCAAAGTTAAATGACACACTATTATTTTCGTATTTAGGTTTTGAAACAATCAAAGTTAAAATCACAAATGACTGGGTAAAAAATAAAACTTCAAAAATTGTACTTACAGAGAAAGCTTATGCCTTAGAAGAGGTTATTATTTCAAAATACAATTTAACGGGATACATGGAAGTTGACACAAAACTAATTCATGTAGAAGGAGATAGCTATAGATATAGCATTTCTGGCCTAGATGCTGGTTATGAAGCTGGTGAAAAAACTCCAGGAGCAGTAACTAAGGTACTTGGTGCTATTTTTAATCCCGCAGATTTTCTTTACAATGCCTTTGGTAAAAGACCAAGACAGATGAGGAAATTAAAAGAGATGAAAAAAGATGACACTGTAAGAAATCTTCTTGCTTCGAAATTTGACAGAGAAACACTTGCTGCTCTTTTAGAAATTGACAAAGACGACATTCCTCAAATCCTTCAAAACTGCAATTATTCTGAGTATTTCATTAAATCGGCTAATGATTTACAAATTCTAGAAGCAATTAGCGCTTGTTATGAAGAATATAAAATATTAAAGAAGAATAAATAA
- a CDS encoding MbnP family protein: MKFQLKNIVAIIAVTLVLVSCSKDDESVNDVTGIGSVKLEFDQVYKDANFAANTAYINSNGEVVKVTKAKYIVSNIELVRFDGSVYTVPKSESYFIIDDLAPETTLLQLPNIPAGNYTKVKFGIGVDEAQFSLGATGQGDFLTTAQDAGMMWSWSAGYKFVAFEGTFTSATVTTDAQFKVHTGKTGTDYNYTTVTLDFPDNALVRANIIPQIHIMADLSQLIDGTNKINLSEQATIMGGTKLPLITANISNMFEVHHVHND, encoded by the coding sequence ATGAAATTTCAATTAAAAAATATAGTAGCTATAATAGCTGTCACTCTAGTGTTGGTATCGTGTTCAAAAGATGATGAATCAGTAAATGATGTAACAGGTATTGGAAGTGTTAAATTAGAGTTTGATCAAGTATATAAAGACGCAAATTTTGCAGCGAATACAGCTTATATAAATTCAAATGGAGAAGTTGTAAAGGTAACTAAAGCAAAATACATTGTAAGTAATATTGAATTAGTACGATTTGATGGTTCAGTTTATACTGTTCCAAAAAGTGAAAGTTATTTTATTATTGATGATTTGGCACCAGAGACTACTTTGTTGCAACTTCCAAATATTCCAGCAGGAAATTATACAAAAGTAAAATTTGGAATAGGTGTAGATGAGGCTCAGTTCAGTTTAGGAGCAACAGGACAAGGGGATTTTCTAACAACTGCTCAAGATGCAGGAATGATGTGGTCTTGGAGTGCAGGCTATAAATTCGTTGCATTTGAAGGTACGTTTACTTCTGCGACAGTGACAACAGATGCTCAATTTAAAGTACATACAGGGAAAACGGGTACAGATTATAACTATACAACTGTGACTTTGGATTTTCCAGATAATGCATTAGTAAGAGCTAATATTATACCTCAAATACATATTATGGCCGATTTGTCTCAGTTAATTGATGGGACAAATAAAATAAATCTTTCTGAACAAGCTACAATAATGGGGGGAACTAAATTGCCTTTAATTACAGCTAATATTTCAAATATGTTTGAAGTACATCACGTACATAATGACTAA
- a CDS encoding cytochrome-c peroxidase, protein MKAEYILLLVFSILFSCSSEKEDDSYENISIDFQVPSNFPPISHDLANNPLTEKGFELGKKLFYEGRLASDGIVSCGFCHIQEDAFTHHGHTFSHGVGDNIGTRNTPPIQNLAYQSAYMWDGASTHLDLQPIIPFTSEIEMNGNFSDAIAMMRADPEYPKLFKQAFPDGEVNAENMLKALGQFMVMVTSSNSKFDKYRRNEVGGTMNTDELEGYAIFNQKCSSCHATDLFTDNSFRNNGLSVNPAINDVGRYRVTELEQDKHKFKVPSLRNIEKTAPYMHDGRFFTLEAVLNHYSSGVVNSLTLDASLSENGTLGIPLTTSEKVKVIAFLKTLTDYQYLTDSRFSEY, encoded by the coding sequence ATGAAAGCAGAATATATACTATTGCTCGTTTTTTCTATTCTTTTTAGTTGTTCGAGCGAGAAAGAAGATGATTCTTATGAAAATATTTCTATCGATTTTCAGGTACCGAGCAATTTTCCGCCAATTTCTCATGATTTAGCGAATAATCCATTAACTGAAAAGGGATTTGAACTTGGGAAAAAGTTGTTCTACGAAGGACGCTTGGCTTCTGATGGAATAGTTTCTTGTGGTTTTTGTCATATTCAAGAAGATGCATTTACACATCACGGACATACTTTTAGTCATGGTGTAGGAGATAACATAGGAACTAGGAATACACCACCAATACAGAATTTAGCCTATCAAAGCGCTTATATGTGGGACGGAGCATCTACTCACTTAGATTTGCAACCAATCATTCCATTTACGAGTGAAATTGAAATGAATGGTAATTTTTCTGATGCGATTGCGATGATGCGTGCTGATCCTGAATATCCAAAATTATTTAAGCAAGCGTTTCCAGACGGAGAGGTCAATGCAGAAAACATGCTAAAAGCATTAGGACAGTTTATGGTTATGGTAACTTCTTCCAATTCTAAATTTGATAAGTATAGAAGAAATGAAGTAGGAGGAACAATGAATACAGATGAATTAGAAGGTTATGCTATTTTTAATCAAAAATGCTCATCTTGTCATGCAACCGATTTGTTTACGGATAATTCATTTAGAAATAACGGTTTGTCTGTAAATCCTGCAATAAATGATGTTGGACGATATAGGGTGACTGAATTAGAACAAGATAAGCATAAGTTTAAAGTGCCGAGTTTAAGAAATATTGAAAAAACAGCACCATATATGCATGATGGACGTTTCTTTACTTTAGAAGCTGTGCTGAATCATTATAGTTCTGGAGTGGTTAATTCTTTAACTTTAGATGCTTCTTTAAGCGAAAATGGAACGTTAGGAATTCCATTAACAACGTCAGAAAAAGTAAAAGTAATTGCTTTCTTAAAAACACTAACAGATTATCAATACCTAACAGATAGTCGCTTTTCAGAATATTAA
- a CDS encoding transporter family protein, which yields MKKIIIFMLIFQFGFGNEKDSISVINPFLKHHISFEKYDFCDSCGCSASGGSMGFASMLNSNFVGIRYFNQSYESNDGLYSNSPWYQEKFNTVQVWGRIPVMKNVQISVLIPYHFHSRERAIGKQKIEGLGDITALGMYQVYETKKDSTFSHSWQVGAGLKMPTGKFNEANSGAVNPSFQVGTGSWDYLFATEYVIKRKQFGLNSMLNYIIKTENDKKYRFGNQINYASTLFYWYEASKFVISPQIGIAGEVYKDNYQHGQKLRDTAGDIVFSKFGFEIGKDKFSLGANVMLPINQNLTGGNVNANYRWSVNFNYSL from the coding sequence ATGAAGAAAATAATAATTTTTATGCTTATTTTTCAATTCGGTTTTGGGAATGAAAAAGATAGCATTTCAGTGATAAATCCTTTTTTGAAACATCATATAAGTTTTGAGAAATATGATTTTTGTGATTCTTGTGGTTGTTCTGCAAGTGGTGGAAGTATGGGTTTTGCTTCGATGTTGAATTCTAATTTTGTAGGGATTCGCTATTTTAATCAATCCTATGAAAGTAACGATGGTTTGTATAGTAATTCTCCTTGGTATCAAGAAAAATTTAACACAGTTCAGGTTTGGGGAAGAATTCCAGTGATGAAAAACGTACAAATATCAGTTTTAATCCCGTATCATTTTCATTCTAGAGAAAGAGCAATTGGGAAACAAAAAATAGAAGGTTTGGGAGATATTACAGCTTTAGGAATGTATCAGGTATACGAGACTAAAAAAGATAGTACTTTTAGTCATTCTTGGCAAGTAGGAGCTGGTTTAAAAATGCCAACTGGTAAGTTTAATGAAGCAAATTCAGGTGCAGTAAATCCGAGCTTTCAAGTAGGAACAGGAAGTTGGGATTATCTTTTCGCAACCGAATATGTTATAAAAAGAAAACAGTTTGGCTTAAACAGTATGTTGAATTATATTATTAAAACAGAAAACGACAAAAAGTATCGTTTTGGAAATCAAATCAATTATGCAAGTACTTTGTTTTATTGGTATGAAGCTTCAAAATTCGTTATTTCACCACAAATTGGAATTGCAGGAGAAGTATATAAAGATAATTATCAGCATGGTCAAAAATTAAGAGATACAGCAGGTGATATTGTATTTAGTAAATTTGGTTTTGAAATTGGGAAAGATAAATTCTCCTTAGGAGCTAATGTGATGTTACCTATTAATCAAAACCTTACAGGAGGTAATGTGAATGCGAATTACCGTTGGAGTGTAAATTTTAATTATAGCTTGTAA